Proteins from one Oryza sativa Japonica Group chromosome 12, ASM3414082v1 genomic window:
- the LOC4351457 gene encoding BTB/POZ domain and ankyrin repeat-containing protein NH5.2 isoform X1 has protein sequence MVKEASVDDVMKVLMASRKFEMQELWATCSHLVARSGLSADLLAKHLPIDVVAKIEEIRAKSPLAAAAAPRSPFLTHHYLPMNPASSAADRDNKIRRMRRALDAADIELVKLMVMGEGLDLDDALAVHYAVQHCNRDVVKALLELGAADVNSRAGPTGKTALHLAAEMVSPDMVSVLLDHHADPNSRTLDGVTPLDVLRSLTSEFLFKGAVPGLTHIEPNKLRLCLELVQSAVMVTTRDDGAPVTGGEAGGSDGGNFPRSDADDSLVSLTMNSTLMYQGQEMAAAVAAGEGRKSNNGRGSPPPAMYFPNGFA, from the coding sequence ATGGTGAAGGAGGCGTCGGTGGACGACGTGATGAAGGTGCTGATGGCGTCGCGCAAGTTCGAGATGCAGGAGCTGTGGGCGACTTGCTCCCACCTCGTCGCGCGCTCCGGCCTCTCCGCCGATCTCCTCGCCAAGCACCTCCCCATCGATGTGGTGGCCAAGATCGAGGAGATCCGCGCCaagtcgccgctcgccgcggcggccgcgccgcgctcgccgttCCTGACGCACCACTACCTCCCCATGAACCCGGCGTCCTCCGCGGCGGACCGCGACAACAAGATCCGGCGCATGCGGCGCgccctcgacgccgccgacatCGAGCTCGTCAAGCTGATGGTCATGGGCGAGGGCCTGGACCTCGACGACGCGCTCGCCGTGCACTACGCCGTGCAGCACTGCAACCGCGACGTCGTCAAGGCGCTGCTCGagctcggcgccgccgacgtcaactcccgcgccggcccgacAGGCAAAACCGCCCTGCACCTTGCGGCGGAGATGGTCTCCCCGGACATGGTGTCCGTGCTCCTCGACCACCACGCCGACCCGAACTCCAGGACGCTCGACGGCGTCACGCCGCTCGACGTGCTCCGCAGCCTCACCTCCGAGTTCCTCTTCAAGGGCGCCGTGCCGGGGCTGACGCACATCGAGCCCAACAAGCTCAGGCTCTGCCTCGAGCTCGTGCAGTCGGCGGTGATGGTGACCACGCGCGACGACGGTGCGCCTGTCACCGGAGGCGAGGCCGGCGGAAGCGACGGCGGCAACTTCCCGCGGAGCGACGCCGACGACAGCTTGGTGAGCCTGACGATGAACTCGACGCTAATGTACCAGGGCCAGGAaatggcggcggccgtggccgccggcgaggggagGAAAAGCAACAACGGCCGAGGgagcccgccgcccgccatgtACTTCCCCAATGGCTTCGCATAA
- the LOC4351457 gene encoding BTB/POZ domain and ankyrin repeat-containing protein NH5.2 isoform 1 (isoform 1 is encoded by transcript variant 1): protein MSSEDSLKSLSLDYLNLLINGQAFSDVAFSVEGRLVHAHRCVLAARSLFFRKLFCGLDPNHQPPPPPPPPLNWPTAGGGGGGSGGGGRGGAGGGGGAPATPELVIPVSSIRYEVLVLVLQFLYSGQASVAAPKSGPLPGCGARGCWHTRCGAAVDLALDTLAAARSFGVEQLALLVQKQLESMVKEASVDDVMKVLMASRKFEMQELWATCSHLVARSGLSADLLAKHLPIDVVAKIEEIRAKSPLAAAAAPRSPFLTHHYLPMNPASSAADRDNKIRRMRRALDAADIELVKLMVMGEGLDLDDALAVHYAVQHCNRDVVKALLELGAADVNSRAGPTGKTALHLAAEMVSPDMVSVLLDHHADPNSRTLDGVTPLDVLRSLTSEFLFKGAVPGLTHIEPNKLRLCLELVQSAVMVTTRDDGAPVTGGEAGGSDGGNFPRSDADDSLVSLTMNSTLMYQGQEMAAAVAAGEGRKSNNGRGSPPPAMYFPNGFA from the exons ATGAGCTCCGAGGACTCGCTCAAATCCTTGTCGCTTGACTACCTCAACCTGCTCATCAATGGCCAGGCCTTCAGCGACGTCGCCTTCAGCGTCGAGGGCCGCCTCGTGCACGCCCACCGCTGCGTGCTGGCGGCGCGGAGCTTGTTCTTCAGGAAGTTGTTCTGCGGGCTCGATCCGAatcaccagccgccgccgccgccaccgccgccgttaaactggccgacggcggggggaggcggcggcggctctggtGGTGGAGGgcgtggcggcgccggtggtggtggaggagcgcCTGCCACGCCGGAGCTTGTCATCCCCGTCAGCTCGATCCGGTACGAGGTGCTCGTGCTCGTGCTGCAGTTCCTGTACAGCGGGcaggcgtcggtggcggcgcccaAGAGCGGGCCGCTCCCGGGGTGCGGCGCCCGGGGTTGCTGGCACACGCggtgcggcgccgccgtcgacctcgccctcgacacgctcgccgccgcgcgctccttCGGCGTCGAGCAGCTCGCCCTGCTGGTTCAG AAGCAACTGGAGAGCATGGTGAAGGAGGCGTCGGTGGACGACGTGATGAAGGTGCTGATGGCGTCGCGCAAGTTCGAGATGCAGGAGCTGTGGGCGACTTGCTCCCACCTCGTCGCGCGCTCCGGCCTCTCCGCCGATCTCCTCGCCAAGCACCTCCCCATCGATGTGGTGGCCAAGATCGAGGAGATCCGCGCCaagtcgccgctcgccgcggcggccgcgccgcgctcgccgttCCTGACGCACCACTACCTCCCCATGAACCCGGCGTCCTCCGCGGCGGACCGCGACAACAAGATCCGGCGCATGCGGCGCgccctcgacgccgccgacatCGAGCTCGTCAAGCTGATGGTCATGGGCGAGGGCCTGGACCTCGACGACGCGCTCGCCGTGCACTACGCCGTGCAGCACTGCAACCGCGACGTCGTCAAGGCGCTGCTCGagctcggcgccgccgacgtcaactcccgcgccggcccgacAGGCAAAACCGCCCTGCACCTTGCGGCGGAGATGGTCTCCCCGGACATGGTGTCCGTGCTCCTCGACCACCACGCCGACCCGAACTCCAGGACGCTCGACGGCGTCACGCCGCTCGACGTGCTCCGCAGCCTCACCTCCGAGTTCCTCTTCAAGGGCGCCGTGCCGGGGCTGACGCACATCGAGCCCAACAAGCTCAGGCTCTGCCTCGAGCTCGTGCAGTCGGCGGTGATGGTGACCACGCGCGACGACGGTGCGCCTGTCACCGGAGGCGAGGCCGGCGGAAGCGACGGCGGCAACTTCCCGCGGAGCGACGCCGACGACAGCTTGGTGAGCCTGACGATGAACTCGACGCTAATGTACCAGGGCCAGGAaatggcggcggccgtggccgccggcgaggggagGAAAAGCAACAACGGCCGAGGgagcccgccgcccgccatgtACTTCCCCAATGGCTTCGCATAA